The following coding sequences are from one Pigmentibacter sp. JX0631 window:
- a CDS encoding GTP-binding protein: MENTIKKIPVTLLSGFLGSGKTTLLKQILTNKNNLKVAVIVNDMAESNIDAMLIHTGETKLLRKEETLVEMSNGCICCTLREDLLIEIMKLAKEDKYDQIIIESTGISEPLPVAETFTFKDENGVSLSDFAYLDACITVVDAKNFLEEYCRSQSLFSRQLTEVEDERNISNLLADQVEFSNIILVNKVDLVSDDEEKELISILKQMNTKAKLYSTTNCEISLDKILQTNLFNISEAEENENWLLEDRGSHNPETLEYGISSFVYKNAKPFAKEKFWQFIEKETDSILRSKGFVWFNDTHESIHFWSQAGASCSIEEYPADELERYQEIVFIGQNLDHKEMIQKLDACIAL; the protein is encoded by the coding sequence ATGGAAAATACTATTAAAAAAATTCCTGTGACACTTTTGTCTGGCTTTTTAGGTTCAGGAAAAACAACCTTACTAAAGCAAATTCTTACAAATAAAAATAATTTAAAAGTTGCAGTAATTGTAAATGATATGGCTGAATCGAACATTGATGCCATGCTGATTCATACTGGTGAAACAAAATTGCTTAGAAAAGAAGAAACTTTAGTTGAAATGAGCAACGGTTGTATCTGCTGCACTTTGCGTGAAGACTTGCTTATTGAAATCATGAAACTGGCTAAAGAAGATAAATATGATCAAATTATTATTGAGTCTACTGGAATATCAGAACCTTTGCCTGTGGCAGAAACATTTACATTTAAAGATGAAAATGGAGTATCATTATCTGATTTTGCATATTTAGATGCCTGTATTACAGTTGTAGATGCAAAAAATTTTCTAGAAGAATATTGCCGCTCACAAAGCCTTTTTTCTAGACAATTAACTGAAGTTGAAGATGAAAGAAATATTTCAAATTTATTAGCAGATCAAGTAGAGTTTTCCAATATAATTTTAGTTAATAAGGTAGATTTGGTGTCTGATGATGAAGAAAAAGAACTGATCTCAATCTTAAAGCAAATGAATACTAAAGCAAAGTTATATTCTACAACTAATTGTGAAATATCATTAGATAAAATATTGCAAACAAATTTATTTAATATTTCTGAAGCAGAAGAAAATGAAAATTGGTTGTTAGAAGATAGAGGTAGCCATAATCCTGAAACTTTAGAATATGGAATTTCAAGTTTTGTTTATAAAAATGCTAAACCTTTTGCAAAAGAAAAATTTTGGCAATTTATTGAAAAAGAAACTGATTCAATTTTACGTTCAAAAGGATTTGTTTGGTTTAATGATACACATGAATCGATCCATTTTTGGTCTCAAGCTGGAGCTTCATGTTCTATTGAAGAATATCCTGCTGATGAGCTAGAAAGGTACCAAGAAATTGTATTTATAGGACAAAATTTAGATCATAAAGAAATGATACAAAAATTAGATGCTTGTATTGCGTTATAG
- the ccoS gene encoding cbb3-type cytochrome oxidase assembly protein CcoS, with product MSVVIYLAIFMIFVGAFFLVIFLFAVKNGQFDDLESPAHKILLDDDIEEADKKQVIQKSDKKHE from the coding sequence ATGAGCGTTGTCATTTATTTAGCAATTTTTATGATATTTGTTGGTGCATTTTTTCTGGTTATTTTTTTATTTGCCGTAAAAAATGGTCAATTTGATGATTTAGAGTCTCCTGCACATAAAATTTTACTTGATGATGATATCGAAGAAGCGGATAAAAAACAGGTCATCCAAAAATCAGATAAAAAACATGAGTAA